A portion of the Musa acuminata AAA Group cultivar baxijiao chromosome BXJ1-1, Cavendish_Baxijiao_AAA, whole genome shotgun sequence genome contains these proteins:
- the LOC135675640 gene encoding agamous-like MADS-box protein MADS3, with amino-acid sequence MKPRKREWSRASRQHHHQMGRGRVELKRIENKINRQVTFSKRRSGLLKKAYELSVLCDAEVALIIFSSRGKLFEFGSGEVCKTLERYQSYRYASQETNVDYHETETQSWYQEFFKLKVKYESLQRSYRHLLGEDLGTLGVKELQQLEKQLDLALSQSRQTKLKLMMEQIEELQKNERHLEEVNRKLKDKLQVEGSSSRAIQRCWESKSMAEGNPLPLHPCPANAVYPEPTLQIGYYQHFGRPEAATTTGAVGENNVMVGWLR; translated from the exons ATGAAACCTCGTAAGCGTGAGTGGTCGCGAGCATCTCGTCAGCATCATCATCAGATGGGGAGAGGAAGAGTGGAGCTGAAGAGGATCGAGAACAAGATCAACCGGCAGGTAACCTTCTCGAAGCGCCGCAGCGGCCTCCTCAAGAAGGCCTACGAGCTCTCCGTCCTCTGCGACGCCGAGGTCGCCCTCATTATCTTCTCCAGCCGCGGCAAGCTCTTCGAGTTCGGCAGCGGCGA GGTATGTAAAACACTTGAGCGGTATCAAAGCTATCGTTATGCATCTCAAGAAACTAATGTGGATTATCATGAAACTGAG ACACAAAGCTGGTATCAGGAATTTTTCAAGTTGAAAGTAAAATATGAGTCTCTGCAACGATCATACAG GCATCTGCTTGGTGAGGATCTTGGAACACTAGGTGTGAAAGAACTGCAGCAACTTGAAAAACAACTTGATTTGGCATTGTCTCAATCCAGACAAACAAAG TTAAAACTAATGATGGAGCAGATAGAAGAACTCCAGAAAAAT GAGCGTCACCTGGAAGAGGTTAACAGGAAGCTAAAGGATAAG CTTCAGGTGGAAGGCAGCTCTTCCAGGGCGATTCAAAGGTGCTGGGAATCCAAATCCATGGCTGAAGGCAATCCCCTCCCCTTGCATCCTTGTCCTGCGAACGCCGTCTACCCTGAACCAACTCTGCAGATTGG GTATTATCAACATTTTGGCCGCCCTGAAGCTGCCACCACAACGGGCGCCGTTGGGGAGAACAACGTCATGGTGGGCTGGCTTCGTTGA
- the LOC135675648 gene encoding MADS-box transcription factor 50-like, whose protein sequence is MVRGKTQIRRIENAASRQVTFSKRRSGLLKKAYELSVLCDAEVALIVFSSRGKLYEFASSSVQMTIERYMMHTKDAGISKKATEQSTQLKFEATSMTERIKFLEDQKRKLLGEDLVSCSVEELNELELQLETSLNSIKQTRRRLLLEKIARLNEEETELLKENALLRQQVKYKSEATPKQTAIQEADLDDHASQEKNMEVDTELLIGMPGSG, encoded by the exons ATGGTGAGGGGAAAGACGCAGATACGGCGGATAGAGAACGCGGCCAGCCGGCAGGTGACCTTCTCCAAGCGACGGAGCGGGCTGCTAAAAAAGGCCTACGAGCTATCTGTCCTCTGCGACGCCGAGGTCGCCCTCATCGTCTTCTCTTCCCGGGGGAAGCTCTACGAGTTCGCCAGCTCCAG TGTACAAATGACTATTGAACGGTATATGATGCACACAAAGGATGCTGGTATCAGTAAAAAAGCAACAGAACAGAGTACGCAG TTGAAGTTTGAAGCCACAAGCATGACAGAGAGGATCAAATTCCTTGAAGATCAGAAGCG GAAGTTATTGGGCGAAGACTTGGTATCATGTTCGGTGGAGGAACTGAATGAGCTAGAGCTTCAGCTAGAGACAAGCTTAAACAGCATCAAGCAAACAAGG CGACGACTTTTACTCGAGAAAATTGCACGGCTAAATGAGGAG GAGACAGAGCTTCTAAAGGAGAACGCATTGTTGCGGCAACAG GTGAAGTACAAGTCGGAAGCTACGCCAAAGCAAACTGCTATCCAAGAAGCTGATTTGGATGATCATGCGAGCCAAGAGAAGAATATGGAGGTGGATACAGAGCTGCTGATTGGAATGCCAGGAAGTGGTTAG
- the LOC135675654 gene encoding berberine bridge enzyme-like D-2, with protein MDRNHRVLFLGVSLFSCFFTIIHSEVNTTTTGGISTSTSILTSCLRSSGVRNFTVSSSPPSAAYSLLLNSSIRNLRFAGPDTPKPSAIILPCTKEDLRNAVLCLRKVSLAIRVRSGGHSYEGLSYTGDPHVPFAVVDLMNLNKVRVDPDSLTAWAESGATVGEIYYAVAASNRSLAFSAGSCTTVGSGGQISGGGFGLLSRKYGLAADNVLDAVLIDSSGRVLNRKSMGEDVFWAIRGGGGGSWGAVYAWKLRLVPVPERVTACTPTRSGPTRSVAELVHKWQYVAPSLPDELYLSVYIAGSGGGNVSASFTGFFLVPRGAAISLLSQRFPELGLAESDCDEVSWIESVVRFAGLDSVSDLTSRRSRGRGFFKAKSDYVRAPIGKNGLITALDWLSKKEEAYVILDPYGGEMGRVRSDRIAFPHRGGNLYGIQYMVDWSAEKKGEGYVAWLRGFYEYMGRYVSKKPRAAYVNYVDLDLGTVDWSGGGPRNAVGEARVWGERYFLGNYDRLVKAKTQIDPHNVFNNAQSIPPLPTTRG; from the coding sequence ATGGACAGAAACCACCGTGTCCTCTTCCTCGGTGTTTCCCTCTTCTCCTGTTTCTTCACCATCATCCACTCGGAGGTCAATACTACTACTACTGGTGGAATCAGTACGAGCACTTCAATTCTCACCTCGTGCCTCCGGTCTTCTGGTGTCCGAAACTTCACCGTCTCCTCGTCTCCACCCTCCGCTGCTTACTCCCTCCTCCTCAACTCTTCCATCCGAAACCTTCGCTTCGCTGGCCCTGACACCCCCAAACCCAGCGCTATAATCCTCCCATGCACGAAAGAGGATCTCCGGAACGCTGTTCTTTGCCTGCGCAAGGTCTCCTTGGCCATCAGGGTGAGAAGCGGCGGCCACAGCTATGAAGGCTTGTCCTACACCGGCGACCCGCACGTTCCTTTCGCGGTCGTGGACCTCATGAACCTGAACAAGGTCCGAGTGGACCCTGACTCCctcaccgcctgggctgagtccgGCGCTACGGTGGGGGAGATATACTACGCCGTGGCCGCATCGAACCGGTCGCTCGCCTTCTCCGCCGGGTCGTGCACCACTGTCGGAAGCGGCGGACAGATCTCCGGCGGCGGGTTCGGGCTTCTCTCCCGGAAGTATGGACTCGCCGCCGACAACGTCCTCGACGCGGTCTTGATCGACTCCTCCGGCCGGGTCCTGAACCGGAAGTCGATGGGAGAGGACGTCTTCTGGGCGATccgtggcggcggcggtggcagctggggCGCCGTCTACGCGTGGAAGCTGCGACTCGTCCCTGTCCCGGAGCGCGTCACCGCGTGCACCCCCACCCGGTCCGGCCCGACGCGTTCGGTAGCCGAGTTGGTTCACAAGTGGCAGTACGTGGCGCCGAGTCTGCCCGACGAGCTGTACCTGTCCGTGTACATCGCCGGGTCAGGGGGCGGCAACGTCTCCGCCTCGTTCACGGGCTTCTTCCTCGTCCCGAGAGGAGCGGCGATCTCCTTACTGAGTCAGCGATTCCCGGAGCTGGGACTGGCGGAGTCGGACTGCGACGAGGTGAGCTGGATCGAGTCGGTGGTCCGATTCGCCGGATTGGACTCGGTGTCGGACCTGACGAGCCGCAGATCGCGGGGGAGGGGATTCTTCAAAGCCAAGTCGGACTACGTGCGGGCCCCGATCGGCAAAAATGGGCTGATCACAGCCCTTGATTGGCTATCAAAGAAGGAAGAAGCGTACGTTATATTGGATCCATACGGCGGGGAGATGGGGAGGGTGAGAAGCGATCGGATAGCGTTCCCTCACCGAGGGGGGAACCTGTACGGGATCCAGTACATGGTGGATTGGAGCGCGGAGAAGAAGGGGGAGGGGTACGTGGCGTGGCTGCGAGGGTTCTACGAGTACATGGGGCGATACGTGTCGAAGAAACCCCGGGCGGCGTACGTGAACTACGTCGACCTGGATTTGGGGACGGTGGACTGGAGCGGAGGTGGGCCCCGGAATGCGGTGGGTGAGGCTCGGGTGTGGGGGGAGCGGTACTTCTTGGGGAATTACGACCGGTTGGTGAAGGCGAAGACCCAAATTGACCCGCACAATGTCTTCAATAACGCCCAAAGCATTCCACCTCTTCCTACGACACGTGGCTAA